From Populus trichocarpa isolate Nisqually-1 chromosome 19, P.trichocarpa_v4.1, whole genome shotgun sequence, a single genomic window includes:
- the LOC7455257 gene encoding metalloendoproteinase 2-MMP isoform X7 has translation MAPKLSHLLSAILVIIFSIQSFRGQARTLKPEHRQSFSSFLQGLEGIQKGQTVEGLIELKQYLKKFGYYPSDITLTSSDFDDHLELALKTYQKYFHLNVTGNLDSSTIQQMMIPRCGMPDIINTKPNSTKSKHKKVHMVAHYDFGAQKWPPSKYALTYRFGSGVQVVGSDTLRSVCSNAFKTWAKVSPFTFQEATDGASADIVIAFYSGDHGDQAPFDGPGNILAHAFYPQDGRLHYDADENWSTDPAMDQIDLETVTVHEIGHLLGLYHSKDHPEAIMYPTTERGSKKRDLSQDDIDGIHALYSN, from the coding sequence ATGGCTCCTAAACTTTCCCATCTTTTATCAGCAATCCTCGTTATAATCTTTTCTATCCAGTCCTTCAGAGGTCAGGCAAGAACTTTGAAACCCGAGCATCGGCAATCTTTTAGCAGCTTCCTTCAAGGGCTGGAGGGGATTCAGAAGGGCCAAACTGTGGAAGGGCTTATTGAGCTCAAACAATACCTCAAAAAGTTTGGGTACTACCCAAGTGATATCACTCTCACAAGCAGTGATTTTGATGACCACTTGGAGCTAGCACTCAAAACATACCAGAAATATTTTCATCTGAATGTTACTGGTAACCTTGACTCTAGTACCATACAGCAAATGATGATTCCACGATGTGGAATGCCTGATATCATCAACACAAAACCGAACAGCACTAAATCAAAACACAAGAAGGTCCACATGGTTGCTCATTATGATTTCGGGGCACAAAAGTGGCCACCTTCCAAGTATGCTCTGACCTACAGATTTGGCTCGGGTGTCCAAGTTGTTGGTTCGGACACCTTGAGGTCGGTCTGCTCAAACGCTTTCAAAACATGGGCAAAGGTTTCTCCATTCACTTTCCAGGAGGCGACTGACGGTGCATCAGCAGATATTGTAATTGCGTTCTACAGCGGCGATCATGGGGACCAGGCTCCTTTTGATGGACCAGGGAATATACTGGCTCATGCTTTTTATCCACAAGACGGCCGTCTCCATTACGATGCAGACGAGAACTGGAGCACTGACCCCGCAATGGATCAAATTGACCTGGAAACCGTTACTGTTCATGAAATAGGACATCTGCTTGGCCTTTATCATAGTAAAGATCATCCCGAAGCCATCATGTATCCAACGACAGAACGTGGAAGCAAGAAAAGAGATCTCTCCCAGGATGATATTGATGGGATACATGCTCTCTattccaattaa
- the LOC7455257 gene encoding metalloendoproteinase 2-MMP isoform X2: MAPKLSQLLSAILVIFSIQSFRGQARTLKPEHRQSFSSFLQGLEGIQKGQTVEGLIELKQYLKKFGYYPSDDITLTSSDFDDHLELALKTYQEYFHLNVTGNLDSSTIQQMMIPRCGMPDIINTPSAKPNSTKSKHKKVHVVAHYAFGAQKWPPSKYALTYRFGSGVQVVGSDTLRSVCSKAFQTWAKVSKFTFREATGGASADIVIEFFSGDHGDQSPFDGPGNQLAHAFYPQDGRLHYDADENWSTDPAMDQIDLETVTVHEIGHLLGLYHSKDHPEAIMYPTTQRGSKKRDLAQDDIDGIHALYSN, translated from the exons TTTGAAACCCGAGCATCGGCAATCTTTTAGCAGCTTCCTTCAAGGGCTGGAGGGGATTCAGAAGGGCCAAACTGTGGAAGGGCTTATTGAGCTCAAACAATACCTCAAAAAGTTTGGGTACTACCCAAGTGAT GATATCACTCTCACAAGCAGTGATTTTGATGACCACTTGGAGCTAGCACTCAAAAcatatcaagaatattttcACCTGAATGTTACTGGTAACCTTGACTCTAGTACCATACAACAAATGATGATTCCACGATGTGGAATGCCTGATATCATAAACACTCCGTCCGCAAAACCGAACAGCACTAAATCAAAACACAAGAAGGTCCACGTGGTTGCTCATTATGCTTTCGGGGCACAAAAGTGGCCACCTTCCAAGTATGCTCTGACCTACAGATTTGGCTCAGGTGTCCAAGTTGTTGGTTCGGACACCTTGAGGTCGGTCTGCTCAAAAGCTTTTCAGACATGGGCAAAGGTTTCtaaattcactttccgggaggCGACTGGCGGTGCATCAGCAGATATTGTAATTGAGTTCTTCAGCGGCGATCATGGGGACCAGAGTCCTTTTGATGGACCAGGGAATCAACTGGCTCATGCTTTTTATCCACAAGACGGCCGTCTACATTACGATGCAGACGAGAACTGGAGCACTGACCCGGCAATGGATCAAATTGACCTGGAAACCGTTACTGTTCATGAAATAGGACATCTGCTTGGCCTTTATCATAGTAAAGATCATCCCGAAGCCATCATGTATCCAACGACACAACGTGGAAGCAAGAAAAGAGATCTCGCCCAGGATGATATTGATGGGATACATGCTCTCTattccaattaa